Below is a window of Mycobacterium dioxanotrophicus DNA.
GTGGCGCGGCCTTCGGGTAGGCCGAGTGGTGGTAGACCGCCCACACCATGACGTGGTGTAGTTCGCGGAGCACGGCGAGGGCGATGGCTGGAGCAATCGGCTTCTGTTCGTGTACGGCCGCATTGCCGGCTTTGCGGATCAGGTTGAGTTTCTGTCCGATTGCCGGGGTCACTGCGGCGCGGAACGGTTGCTCGTTGATGCGCGCCGACAGATCGTTCTTGTAGGGCATTGGCAATGCCAGGATGTCGTAGAGCAGATCGACGAGGTGCTCGATCGCTCGACGGCTGTAGAAACATGCCGAACGGGGATCGGAGCTGAGATAGCTTTCGGCACGGGCGCAGTCGATATGGATTTCCGGCCAGTCAGCCGCGCCGACGAAGGCGAAATTGCTCACGGCGCATCCTTCCTTTTCTGGCCTCCGGCCGATGGTGGTGAACCTATCAAGTTTGCGCGGCTCCTGAGCCGAACTGGACTGTCTACCAGTTGGCGCCGACAAGTCGTCGGGGATTGCGGTGCCTAGGAAGATTGACTGTGTTGGACGGCTCGTGTGAGGAGGACCGATGATCGAAGTACTGCCGGATCTGCCGGACGGCGTGTTCGGGATCAGGGTGTCGGGTCACGTCACAGGCGACGACTTGCGGCAGTTCCGGCCCGCCATCGATGACCTATCGAACAATGGTGAAATCCGCATCGTCGAGGTGATCGCGCCCGACTATGCCGGCTTCGGACCGGGGGGACTGGTGGAAGATCTGAAGCTTGGACTGGGGATGGTCGCCCACCATCACTCGGCGTTCAAGCGGATCGCTGTTGTGTCGGACAAGGACTGGGTAGCCCATGCGATGCATGCATTCGCCTGGATGGTTCCGGGTGAGCTGAAGGTGTTCGGGCTTGATGAACTCGATGCCGCCAAGGAGTGGGCAGCGGGCC
It encodes the following:
- a CDS encoding SpoIIAA family protein; the encoded protein is MIEVLPDLPDGVFGIRVSGHVTGDDLRQFRPAIDDLSNNGEIRIVEVIAPDYAGFGPGGLVEDLKLGLGMVAHHHSAFKRIAVVSDKDWVAHAMHAFAWMVPGELKVFGLDELDAAKEWAAGRV